CAGATATACACATTTTTACTTAGCTATTATCTGAGGAAAAAGGTTCCAGCGGCTACTTAAATTTCTGTTCTTGGATTCAACCTCCAAACTCTCTATTTGCTTTGTGTCTTCACTTAATTCCAACTTATGACAACTTTTTCTCTCCACATCAGTCATCCATCATCAGTTCAATAATACACTTCAACCAACTTAGTATGAAGTATATACCTTCATGTGGttaaaaatttcaaaggctGTTACATTATCGAAAAAATATTGTAGTTGGATATTTGATCttgcaaatatatatttttactatCCTTCCGTTATGTTGCTTACACGACTTTCTTGACTTCTTGTCTGCTTAAAATGCTTGCTAGGTATTGTTTGATTATCTAATCCAAACTTCCTCTCATTTTTCTGTGCAAATTCGCAATACTAATTGTATATACTCTTGCCAATACATATGCTTCTGCATAAAAAGGTCATCGATCCAGCTTCCCCCTTGCAGGGAAAAGCACCCCAATACTCAGCAGATAAAGCCAGCGCTGTTAAAGTAGGCGACGTGATAGTTATAAACAACAGTCAACAGATAAAAAAGAAGCGCTTCGTCTACAACGTCGGACGAGACGACAGGAATCGAACAACCAAAACCTTCTGATCGGATGTCTTACACTGCTGCCTAATACTCAATTTTGACTAATTGGATAGAGGGGTATTACTATTAGAGAGTTACCATGTCAGGCTCAAACAGGTTTGCTAAATATAATGCATGACTACACGACGTTTTGTTTTGGACTAGCCATAGTTATGATCTGTTGATGTTAAATACACCGTAACTCTTACTATAGTCAGCACCTCCGGCGATGATACTTCTACAGCTGTGCAAGGCAAAGGAAAGAATATAGTTATGTTTCTACATTTTTGAACCAGGTACGTCACATGCATGTATTGTTGATATTTACTCTTTCCAAAAAACAAATtactataacaacaacaacccagtgaaatcccacaacgtggggtctggggagggtagagtgtattaaTTAAAACTGTCTCTATATCAGGCTCAACGTTAGCTACACCTGCTATACAACATAACCCAAACGCAAGAACTATAGCTCTCAAATGTTTGACAACTATTTTTCCCCATTTGTACAGAATTCTACTCTTCTGTGAAATCTTCTTTATATtaatagaaatcatgtttacaCTAGGTTCATCGTCACTGTCCCCTCAACAGCATCATCCGAAGGCAATGGCTGGCAAAAATAAAGGTTCAGCTCGTGTAAACTTGCAATCATACTCATTCATTAGCTCTTCCTCAAGCTTATTATATTTATACAGGTAATAGGTTAAGAAGTATATGTTTTTGCGATATTAAACAACTTCCCAATGATGCTAGCCAGACTAAAACTGAGAATGATGAGCCAGCAAGTGATCTTACAGCaagtgttgaagagcaagatTTTTCTTCATCACTACAATCACAGGAGAGTGGTAAAATGGAGGAGTGAAAAACATTAAATACTTCTGAAGATGAATCTGGTCGAATCAGAGAGGGGCATTCCTCCATCTGGACTTGGTCAGAAGATTTATGAAATAGACCCGCTTTTGGCAAAACTATCATCAACACCTTGATTgcaggtaaaaaaaaaattgtttgttGACTAATTTTCCTATAATAGAGGTCCAATTCAAGTGTGATGAAAGAGAGGCTTCCTGTGATATGTGAACATGACTGATGTGTACCATAGTTAGTACTCTATAGCTCGATACAAATGACACTCTGGGTTATCAAGTTTCATTACTTCAAGTTGCAGATCAAAGTTTGCTCTTTTTAGAGCTCATCAACCTTCTTATGTACCATTCTTTCCCTTACAGCTCTTTGGCTACAACTTACTTTATTAATACTACATGCTTTGTTCTTATAATTCTATTAACTTAACGGAGTCTTATTATTGATGCACTCACACCGCTAATTACAAAATCAACAtccaaacttcaaaatttccaaaaaacaAATATGCATGACAAAAATCGAAGTTTGCTACCACTCCCGGTCTTACTACACCTAAGATATATccataaatatttaagatattttcTGTTTTACTTAATTGCCGGAATAACATGTTTTCACAGTGGCAAGAGTAGTGACCCTCAATACAAGCCAACAGGTTTGAATGCGTTGACGATAGGTTCACAATTGTTGGGTCTGTTCCAAAAGCCGATCACGAGGAGGCAAGGCACTTCCTTTTTTTGGATGTGGAACACCAACATCCAGATGTTGAATTTCGTAAGTTCTCCCCTCAGATCTTCACACCTGAATTCTGTTCAAAACATCTCTCTTCCACATATATTTGCTGTAGCAGCAACATCTGGCACCATTTAAATTGCTAAATGAAAGAGCGGAAGGAAATGCTTAGAATAGAAACTATTCTATCTCTCTGCCTTAGTTATGCAATATCAACTAAGTTCACTGCATATTTACATATACAAATCATTACGTCCATTCCATTAGAGTGCATAAGTTTTGGCTTTGAATTCCTCTGTTTTCTATACAAACATTTCCTTCAGCTCTACTTATCACCTATATGTAATCTAAACTCATTTCACTCTGTCTTCTCCAGGCCGTGATGAAGCTATTCAAATGAACACGCCAACTCCTACAAAGATGTCAATGATACCTTCATTTTGCTGCATTGTACTTTTCGGTGGTTGTTGCACGGGCGCCACTTATCTAGTAGTTGTAGAAGTATCCTCCTCATCTATTGCTATCCCATTCCTTGCTCCTCTTTTCAGCTATACCTGTGAATTATGAGGTCCGGAAAAAAAGGTATGGGGCCCAGAGTTGCAAAGCGACACTGGAACTTCCTTCCCCGCAGCCAAGAAAACTAAGTGGAGAGCACTGTCAAGAGAGAGACTCAATTTCACAGAATATTCTGTGGAGAAGTGCTTCTGAAAAGCATGATGCCGAGTCCAGATTCCTCTGTCAGATCAAAAGTTCAAGTCGGTAAATTGATGGCTCTCTTGCTCATTGCACAGTCAGTGTTAACTGGAAATCCAGAAACTCTGCTCAACCCCTTTCATCTAATGTTTTTCCTATAGAGGATGATTTCCTGGATAACAAATTCAGTGCTTCAGCTAGCTCTATTGTAGCTGGCAGATCAATGGAGGATTCCTCATCTAGGGAGTCTCTTGAACTTGATGACAGTTCAAATGTAATGCATGAGAGAAGGAAATCATTTATGTGGAGCTGTTCATTGCACAGTAGCCTGATACATGATGGATCATCTTTTGCTAGTGATGaatgttaagtttgaaaaaagTAACCACAGAAGTAAACAAAATCTCCTTGACGATGATTGTAGTTTTGAATTTGAAGTAGCTGATTATGTTAACCAGGTCTTAAATCAAAGGTCTCCTTGAGGCAAGGCCAAGGAAATATATTATGAGAACTTTTCCAGGTGCAAAACTCAGAGCAAGGTATTGCAGAGTCAAAATTTGTCAGGAGATTCAGAAAAATCTTCATTATCCAAGGACATTGTGGATGACGATGATCATCTTATGGATTTCAATAAACAGACTGAAAATCATGGTTCTGGCCTGCTACCTTTTAGTCCAGATCTGTCTCCTCGGCCACCAGATCCTTTGCTCAGGACCAGGGTTCAAGATTTTAATCCTTACATCGCTGAAAATGGGATTGAAACTTCTGTTAGACATGAAGTTGTTgtcgcatacaattttggaAACTTGGAACATAATATCTTGGTCCCTGCCATAATATCTTAGTATAGGGGCACTTGATCCGTGTGATGTTTATAGTTCAGGTCCTTCTGAATTCTATTATGACGGAGATGATTTGGCACATGCATTCTCATGGTGAAGAAAGTAAGTTATGCTCAATGGTAAGTATTAGTTTCTCTGACATTGATCTTAATGCATTTTGATGTGCAGAAAGTAAGTTCTgctcaatttattattttacttcatcatCTGAAGTTGTACTTTCTCTTGAAGGATCTGGTGTTGCACGAGATGGACTGGTGTTGTTCGCGTAATCCAAAAAGGTGAATTGTTTACATTACTTTTCTATTTTCTAATTCTTATAACGTAATAGGAAGTTCCTACAATTGTTTCTGACCAAAAAGATAACTTCATTGTTCAAATTGAAGTAATCTTTACAAAAATGTATGTATAAAGATAAAACGGACGAACAAGGTGATTTATGATGTTGAAAGTTGATAGATATGTGTCTGTTTGGTTTAAATTCAAGAGTTTTTGGAAGTTTGCGAGCTTAGATGCAATTTGCTTTATTAAAAGCTAGCAGTAACTATGCTTTTCATTAGAAGTTTAAAAGGATTTAGTTTCTTTCTAGAAAAAGAAACATTGATGATGGTCTTTACCTTTCTTAGttttattgataaatattaGTGTTTTGTAGTGATGAATGTTGAGGTTCAAGAAATAATATTGTTCCTTCTCTGTTTTAATTTTAATCACTATATTGAATTCATGACCATTATATTCTTCTGTGTTGAAATGAATGTACCTTCCCTCACTTGAATTCATTTATTATGTTATTGTTTAAGTTGGTTGACATAGCATGTCCTCTTTGGGTTGAATGTAATATGGATGCTTTGTACATGTATGAAGAAATCCTCAGCATTCTCTAACATTGAATAAAAGGAGCGAAAACTGCTCTAGGTCTGGTGCTGGAATACTTTCTGATTTATTGCCCATCTGTAGCTATTTTAGTAACTTGGTGTAGAGATTCCATACATTAGtgcttttatggagtttatATTGCAATcacatttctttttattaataaaaatgtaCTACTGTTAATCGCAAAAGGATATAGACTCACTTAGTCCTGAATACAGATCTGTACATGtatcaatgatattactcacaTATCTACTTTGTTCCTCCAGCGTATCTCATTTATAGAAGCAAGTCTTTGGTAGGTCTTTATATTTAAGTGATTTGGTTTGCAAATAGGAtaaagttattcatgtattaattttatattgtgTTTAGTTGTGCTTTTTGTAATCCTATATTATTAATAGGAATACATTggtggccccttaaagttgaCACTAATTTTCACTTACACACAcctcaactaggctttgttcattttagacacttcATGTTAGGCTCtgttgtgtcattttgacacttttttgacaatcaacTAAAATTAGAAAATGTATGTATTACACTCGCTGATGACCTGGCATGATGACTAATTAAAAGATGACATGTGACATTtggatataaaataataattaaaagataaattataaaaatgttaaaagaaaaactatttttcataaaaaaaaaaaagctattATCTAAACCCCCACCCTACTAACCTGCCTTACCCCTCCTTCCCCAAGAATTTCCCCATAAGCATTAGAACTCAACTccactcttcttttttttaattcatataaGGTTCATGGAtagaattcaagaacaagaagttACACATCACATTATATATCAAAATGCTAATAGTTGTTAACCAAAAGAATTGCAatgaaaagaaatacaaaatgaataggtaaaatttaaaattaatggaCTAAAATGGTagcttttaattttatttttgcaaatGAAATGAACGGAGTATTAGATTAACAAATTTGTATAATCGTTGACGAAGAAAATGGAGTGTTagtcaaaaaattttaaaactcaaatCTTATTTCTTCTCTTGAtgaacttcttcttcttctttctgtcAATTTTGATTAATATGTTAGATCTATAATTACATTGATATAGTAATATATTGGGATAAAATCTTGAAGAGAACAAGATAATAATTGTGAAAGATTCATTAATACTAGAATAttaaatagagaaaaaataaagaaaagaaagatgaagaaggaggaggaaattaaaaaaaaaatgatttcttaGGCTCTTCGCGCACTTATTTGGAGTGAAAATCATACAAGTTGTCAAGTCaacaaaaagtgtcaaaatgacacagtcCAACCTTACCTTAGGTGTTCAAAATATACAGGGCTTACTTGAGGTGCCTAACTGAAAAATGGTACTAACTTTAGGAAATTGTCGATAAGTTCCGCCTTATTAATACTTACATAACTTATGAGGGAATCTATGTATAATTTATGTGGGATAGAAGGTGgaataagttatgtgggtattagttatacatgtattaaaataataaattacatTACACATTTATTCCTATTAATttactattaaaaatattattttatgtgaactttttaaaaatattaggaaaaagCTATATTTTAATACGAAAACTGAAAAATCCGAAATCAGTGTTTTTTACTTCTACCCATAGAGAGAATCAAAATCAGTTtctttcaattgctctttcTTGCATTTATTAACCACGAATATGGCATCAACTAATGCCAACAACTCAAAACCCAGAATATTAACTTTAAAAATGAGTCAAATATAAACAAATGAAGAGAGTAGTAACTCCCAGGTTGGGCATGTCCAGTTGGGAATGCatgtttttttatattctttgagcTGTACATAACACTTTTGGTAATAAAATGTGGatagttaccaaaaaaaaataaatgaaaaagcaATTGTATTTTGCTTGAAATTATGTAGGAAATATGACGGGAAATTGTAGAAGCTCTTGTTTGACCATCtgaatttttaatttgtttataaaAGTTCAACTCTACACCTTATAATCTCCTTCTcccatttcttttttaaatgtaAGAGAGATGGAAATCCtcctattcttcttcttttcattaATAAGAGCTCAATTGCGAGGGGCCTGCGTTTATTTTCTTTCTAGAATCCGTTGACATTGTCCCCTTCTTTTTGTTGTCCACTTTGTTAGTTATTTGAGAATTTTGGTGCTAAATTGTTTTTCAAGTTGAGATTATGTTTCTTGGTTTTTGATTAAAATTAAAGTTGATTAGTATGACCATTTTAGTAGTATATAGTCAGATTTTTTTATAACAATTATCTTTTATTATATCTcattatgaaatttatattttttgtggAATTGGTTTTTCATATAATCTTATATTATATACTCTCTATATAACAATATTCCATTGTAACATGAAAAAATATCAGGATAAACAATGATGTTATTAAGGAGGTTTGATTTTACTTGATATTATCGTATAGAGGTTTGAAATTGACAAATAATCTgtccaaaaattatttgaattgaGATTAACTGGATTAAAATTGGATAAATAATGAGTTAAAATCCAATCCATGTACctcttatatatacatataatattgaCTCGTATAAACAATTTAAATATGTTATACTTTTTCATGAAagttaatttttataattagtTTAATCTCTAATAGACAAATGAAAGGCTTAAGTCAATTTAAAGGGTAATTTGATTCACAAAGCTTTTCACATTCAAGCAGGGTATGAGAATGGATCTCATCCTAAGGGAATTGATGTAGACATTTTACACTAATACAAATATTAGAAACTGTTTCTACCGATCGAATCTACGACATATAAGTTAGAGACAAATTCATGAATTCAAATTCATTTATGTAATTAAACAACTATGAATTTTACCtatacttattttgtatttattataaattCTATTCACCTGATTAAAGTTAATAGATTTCAAGATATTTTTTCCATAATTCAGAATAAAAATAACTAACACAATAAAAGGATAATAAAAATTTACAAGTTGGaaatgaaaaagagaaaagaaagagacaaatatcattaaatttgtcaaaaaaaattgaaaaatcaagctttttcaatttttctagaAGAGGGGTCAATGAATGGAAGAGATTGCATCCAATCACATATATTTTCCTATATTATAATTGTGGGAACACAAATAGACAAAGTCAAAATCCATTTGTGCAGTCTTGATAAACAAGACACCATTACTGTAGACAGATCTTGAACAAGTCAATATAAACCTCACCTCAACACAAAGCAAAGTATCAGTTCTCCCCATTTTCACACTCTCTCTAAAACCCAAATCCGAAAAAAAGAAGCCATGGCCGGAGTTGAATTCCTTCCCAAAGAATATGGATACGTAGTTCTTACTCTTGTCTGCTATTGTTTTCTCAACTTCGGGATGTCCATTTCAGTCGGCAAAGCCCGCAAACAGTACGTTTTTTGTCTAAATCTCTGcgtatttcttgattttttacaGAACCCCTTTTGTGATTTTGATGCTAaagatttgtttttttataagATTTATCCCAACCCCTTTTTGTGATTTTGTGATTTGAAGCTAGAGATACTGATTGATGGTTGAAATCTTAACAGGTACAAGGTTACTTATCCAACAATGTATGCTACTGAAGCTGAAAACAAGAATGCTAATTCCTTTAACTGTGTTCAGGTATGCTGTCTTCTGTTTAGAGAAAGAAGTAAAATAGTTTCCTTTTATAGGTGATGGCATAGTTTGTTGTTTTGTAATTTATAGTAGTTGAGGAAATGATATGGATTTGTTATGTTGGTGTGTTAATTGCAGAGAGGTCATCAAAATTCATTAGAAATGATGCCTATGTTTTTCATGCTGATGATTGTTGGAGGAATTAGACACCCCTTGATTTGTGCATCTCTTGGAGCTGTTTATATTGTATCTCGCTATTTCTACTTCACTGGTTATTCCACTGGTGATCCTCAAAATC
The sequence above is a segment of the Solanum dulcamara chromosome 11, daSolDulc1.2, whole genome shotgun sequence genome. Coding sequences within it:
- the LOC129874846 gene encoding uncharacterized protein LOC129874846; the protein is MAGVEFLPKEYGYVVLTLVCYCFLNFGMSISVGKARKQYKVTYPTMYATEAENKNANSFNCVQRGHQNSLEMMPMFFMLMIVGGIRHPLICASLGAVYIVSRYFYFTGYSTGDPQNRLTIGKYNFLAIIGLMVCAISCGVNFLMS